Genomic window (Dasypus novemcinctus isolate mDasNov1 chromosome 10, mDasNov1.1.hap2, whole genome shotgun sequence):
CCACAGCTCTTTCCTCCCCTCTCTGCAATATTTCTCAATCTTCAGAAATGCAGGAAAACTAGTTAGGGAGAGGATAGGGGAATAAGAAAGCCCAAGATTAAGTGGCTTCCTAAATGGGGCAATTCCGGAAAGAGATTACCCCTAAAAGCAAAGGCCCTAAGGAACTGAGGAAGGGGTGCTAAAACCGGTTAAATTTGCGTTCTCCTTTCTTCTGGACACACCTCTCTGGCCCGGAAGTGGAAGAGAGTAGGCGGGGACAACTGCTAGAGGAAATGAAGGGGACTATCCTCTCTCGAGCCCTGTATTTGGCACTTCTTCAACAAGCTTTTGTTGGTCTGTGCCCTGGAGCTGGGGAGCCGCTGTGAAAGAGGGCCGAGGCTAAGGCGGCCGCGTTTGCATCTCAGTAGCAAGTCCACCACGCCTCGCTGCCAGGTCCTCGCCCTATCCTAAGGCCCAAGCCCGAAAGTCTCCCACTGAGCTTCAGTTGACTGGCTGGATCACGGTGAGGAAAGGGTCAGGCTCCGGACAGTTCAGTATCTAAAGGGTCGCGCGCATTGCGCCACGGCGCCCAATCGGAAGCGGGCCCGGAAAAGTAATCCGCACAAACGACCCCGCCTCTCGAGCCTCCCTTGCGGACCAACCCGGAAAAGTCCTCTGCCCCTTCACCAATTGGAAAAATCCAAACTTTCCGGGCTGACCAATCAAAACTGAAGATGACGATTCAAGTAGGCCAATAAGAGAGGTGAAAGGCAGGGCCCGGACGTCTGGTGCTAGGCAGAAGTCGCGgctaaaaaggaagaggagggtTAGGGGTTACTGTGTTCTTTGGTTCTGGAGCGCCCTTTTGTTTACTAACCAGGAAAACAATTGCTAATAAGCTTTCGCGTTTCAACGGCTTCCCTTCGGCTTTTTCTATAACAAGTGGAGAACCATAATTTGTTCCACTCTTTAAAAACCTGCTGCATGCACAGATACTAGGGAACAGCTGGCCTCACAAGCAAGCTCTGAAGCGACAGTGCAGGACCTCAACTGGAAGTCAGAAGGGAGTAAGGGCAGTGGGCGGGTGGGAGGGGCGTATAGAAGGGGCTCCGGGATTTTGCCCAGAACCCTCGGCTGGAAGTACCAAGAGACAGGCGCGCACGCGCTTCCGTGCTACGAGGCACTTGAGTCGCAGCCAGTCTTTCGCGTCTCAGGCTCCAGCGCGCCTGCGCGGTAAAATTACGGACAGCGATTGGTCTGGGAGGTGAAAAGGGGCgggaggaaagaggaggaggggggagcGCGGCCGGGACTGGGAAACcgaggggcaggaggaagggaaggagctcCCGATTGCGTTGCGGTGCTTCGTGGGccgaaagggggaggggagaaagaaggCGAAGCCAAAACTACGTAGCGGAGGGTGCTCGCGGCCTTCCCTGCGTGCGTGCGCGCGCGCTCGCTCGCGCGGGCTCAGTGCTGGCGCGTGAGGCggaggcgggcggcggcggcgcctgCGCGTTCGGGCTCGGTCGACGGTTCGCAGGGGAGGAGGCGGCGGGAGGcggaggaggcggcggcggcgatGGAGGTGAAGCGGCTGAAAGTGACCGAGCTGCGGTCGGAGCTGCAGCGCCGGGGCCTGGACTCGCGCGGCCTCAAGGTGGATCTGGCGCAGCGGCTGCAGGAGGCCCTGGACGCCGAGATGCTCGAGGACGAGACCGGCGGTAGCGGGGCCGGCCCCGGTGGGGCCTGCAAGGCGGAGCCTCGGCCTGTGGCCGCGTCGGGCGGCGGCCCGGGCGGAGACGAGGAGGAGGACGAAGAGGAAGAGGACGAGGAGGACGAGGAGGACGAGGAGGCGCTGCTTGAGGACGAGGATGAAGAGCCACCCCCTGCCAAGGCCTCGGACCAGGCCGCGCAGCCGCCGCCGGAGCCCCCGGAGGCGGCAGCCCTGGAGCCCGCGGCCGATTCCGAAGCTCCCGAGAAGCCGGCAGAGGCCACGGCTGGGTCAGGCGGGGTAAATGGTGGCGAAGAGCCGAGCACCGGCAAAGGGGAGGAAGACGAGCCGGAGGAGCGAAGCGGAGACGAGACGCCGGGATCCGAGGCGCCGGGTGACAAGGCCGCAGAGGAACAGGGTGAGGAGCTGGCGGCGGAGCCCGACTCCCAACTGCCCGGTGCGCCCCTGGTTTTTAGCACTCCACCCTGCGTCGCGGGGTGGGCTCTCTTGTTCTTACTTGCCTGAGAGTGCAAGATTCCCACCGCTTTTTGCTGGGACTTCGCAGGGGAGGTGACTTTTATTCTCTCCCCACCTTTCTGAGGGCTTTGGCCGCCTCTGGTGGCCCTGCTCTCTGCAGGGTGGAGATTCCTGCCGAACTTGGTTTCTTGGTGGTAGGGGATGGAAGCGAGTGATTTTTGCATGCGAACTGCTTGTGAGCTACCTGTGGAGCAGTCTCCCGCGGTTCTGGTTATCTTTTCCAAAGCCGTGAGTGCGCTGAGAAATTGATGTTTACACGGACAGCCAGACCGACAGAGGCTTAAGGCCTTTGGGTTACCCGACTGTTGTCCCTTTCGCTGTAAAATTACTAAACAATGTTAAACAAAACCCTTCACCACTAAAAGCCCACTGCTGGAGGTTGAACCACATAGAGAATCTGGAATTCTAACCTTGCTCCTGCTTGATCAGCAGGGACAGCTTCCAGTCTGAAGGTGTACGGTTTAATAGTTAACTAGTGAAAAGAAAGTATTAGTCTATAATAGATTTAGAATAACTTAGTTAACCTTACGTGGCTAGGGCTTTCTTGTTGCTtgtgttatattttaatattaatcttCCCACCAACTCACTTGGTGGCATATTTGTAGATTTTTTGTATACTTGCCCTATCTTTTACATTTCAGGCTTGTGATTTCCGGAATTGAAAAATGATTGAGGTGCTGGTGGGTCTGTTGAGTAACCTTGGGAAATAAAATGGGAAGAGTCACCCTAGGGAGTTAGTgacctttctcccttcttttgaAGTGATTGGATGGTTAGGGCTGATCCATGACAATATCTGTCACAGTAAGGGAGGAAACCTAGAGCTTCTTTCAAGGTTTAAAATAAAGTGGGTTGCCTTAGTTTTTTTTATAATACATTATTTGGGCTGTTGCTGAGTATTGTTGTGTAATTGGAATCCATTTTACTACAATCACATGCAACTTGCTGTGATTGTCCTAGGTCCTGGAACCAAATTCCATTACATAATCTTTGGCTTATGTGTATCCtagatagataaaaatatttgAGGGATAAAGGACCgctttaaataaattattaaaaacttTATTAGTGTTGTAAAATACAAAAGCTTGTGGAaacatttcatgtttttttcttcgTGTAAAGAACGTTGCTAAATATACAACCCCTTTCTGCCCCAAATTATGTGCAGTAAGGATGCAATATTATTTATGGGTCTCCTGTGACTTACTGGTTTCCTCTTGGAACTTTCAGTAAAGATCCATGATAAAAAATACTGCTTTGTATCATGCACCTGAATCCATTTGCAATATAGCAAAAGCCATGGGTGTGCACTTTAAAGATGGAAAAGCAAACTTGAAGAATATGAGGCTTCTGTATTATGAAGCTGTGGGAAAGTGTTGGAAAGTTATGTATTAAGTGCCTAGTCTAAAGCCAAATCTGACAACCAATCAAAATTGAATTAACAGTTTTGAAGGTTTATTTTAACACTTGggggcaatttttttcttttttaatgtcataTTGATGGGAAAATCTGCAAGTTTGACCTGATTTAAGAGGATAAATTTAGAATGTAAAAATTGTCCAATTTTGATCTACGGCTTGACTGTAATTAGCCCATAATGTCCAAtgtgttctgtttttattttaaataaaatcccAGCCAATGACAGGAAGATGATCTTAGGAAAtcaaatgttctgtatatgcagTGGGAATAACCTGACTATTCTGATTAGACAGTCAGATCCCCTTtaatttttgtggttttttttttttcaactttttattttgaaatattcaaaCCCCCCTTTACTTTTTTATAGATTCTGAGCTTATTCTATACTTTAGTATGAAAGCTGCtgattttctttccctcctttttgTAGGAGATGACCAAGATAGTGAAAAGTCAAAACCAGCAGGCTCAGATGGTGAGCGGCGGGGGGTAAAGAGACAGCGGGATGAGAAGGATGAACATGGCCGAGCTTACTATGAATTCCGAGAGGAGGCTTACCACAGCCGGTGAGGGAAACAGTCCCTTTCATTGAAGGGAGTGTCTGCTCTGATAACGCTATACCTGATGTTGATTGGAGAGTCTGGAAGGAGGGGTGGATTAAAAATGGAATAGGTTTTTATAGGCATAAACTCTAGATTGATTTTACTAAATTGAAGCTCCTGTTGCCTTCTCTCTCATTTGCTGAAAGAAGCTGTCTGCTGGGATTTTATAATTACTGATCGTTCAAAATGGACATAATATCATGCAGACACGCCTCAGAGAGGGCTTTGGTTACACTGTATTTGCTTTGTTCTCATGTGTATAGGTCAAAGTCTCCACCTCCTCCTGAAGAAGAGGCAAAAGATGAAGAGGAGGATCAAACTCTTGTGAACTTGGACACGTGTATGTACAAGGCAGACAGATTGGGGGTTTTAACTAATATAAGAATGATTTTGGAAATGAAAACTTTATGGCCTGCAACTTCTGAGGTTTAGCCCATGGGAAACTTTGTATTCATTCTTGACAACTATGTATATTTGTTCTGTGTTGGTGGCTTTTAAGTGTTGAGTATTGGAATGAACTGATTGCTTCCTTCTTATCAGATACCTCGGATCTCCATTTTCAAGTAAGCAAGGACCGCTATGGAGGGCAGCCACTTTTCTCAGAGAAGTTCCCTACTCTTTGGTCTGGTGCAAGAAGTACTTATGGAGTGACAAAGGGGAAAGTCTGCTTTGAGGCCAAGGTAGTATGTGCAGCTCATTAAGACTATTGATATACTAACTTATTCATTAAGCTAATAGGCCCTGGACCCCTGTCCATCAGTATTTTATTAGTGCAGCAAAAGGGGACATGCTTTAATAATAACCTTATCTCTAGTAACCAAGCCATAGACCCCCATGGCTTTGGTTTTAGTTCAGTGATTTTATTCTGATATTGAGCTGTGGTAGTTGTCTTTTTTGGTTAGTATAAAAATCTTCTCTTTCTAACTCAGACTTTGCTGCTAAGTTGGTTAGAGTATCTGAGAGTTTCTTTTCTGACTTGACCAGGTAACCCAGAATCTCCCAATGAAAGAAGGCTGCACAGAAGTTTCTGTCCTTCGAGTTGGGTGGTCTGTTGATTTTTCCCAACCACAGCTTGGTAAAGTTATTTTTAGCTTTGTAATTAGTGCTTGCTATCATACTACTTACTTTATGGAAAGTTCGGATGTAGGTAACTAACCTGTCTACTCTTCTAGGTGAGGATGAGTATTCTTATGGTTTTGATGGACGAGGACTTAAGGCAGAGAATGGACAGTTTGAGGAGTTTGGCCAGACTTTTGGGGAGAATGATGTCATTGGCTGCTTTGCTGTAAGTTCTTGGGAAAGTTGTGAATTATTAGCAAGGAGTGGATAAAGGGCACTGGGAATTCAATTGTGCTTCCCATCAACTGCTGACTGTTGTGTTTTCATGCATTGCTTGCTTAATTGTGCTTGCTGTGCAGCACCCTGTGTGAAGAAGGTTAAATTGTGAGATTTAATGAACCTTAAACCCATAAACCCAGAAGTGCATTTGTCCTTTGTCTTTGTAGAATTTTGAGACCGAAGAAGTAGAACTCTCCTTCTCCAAGAATGGAGAAGACCTGGGTGTGGCATTCCGGATCAACAAGGAATCCCTGGCAGACCGGGCCCTCCTACCCCATGTCCTCTGCAAAAATTGTGTTGTAGAACTAAACTTTGGTCAGAAGGAGGAGCCCTTTTTCCCACCACTTGAAGAGTttgtgttcatccatgttgtgccTGTTGAGGAGCGTGTGCGCACTGCAGTTCCCCCCAAGACCATAGAGGAGTGTGAGGTGTGTCAGACAGAAGTGCAAAAATCTAGTGCTTATGCACTGGGCGGTGGGTTAGTATGCTGTCCCAGGACTTTTCCTCTCAGAGCTTTACCAAGCTGGGACAAAGGAGGATGTTCTTAAATTGGGCTTTATAAACAAGACAGACCCTCACTTATTTTCCATTGCATTCTTGTCTCTCTTTATTTGCAGGTGATTTTGATGGTGGGACTACCTGGATCTGGAAAGACCCAGTGGGCACTGAAATACGCaaaagaaaatcctgagaaaagaTACAATGTTCTGGGAGCTGAGACTGTGCTCAATCAAATGAGGGTGAGTTGCTGGGAAAGATTAGTCAGCTGTAGTATTTGCTCTGGAGGTGCCAAGAAATTCTTCCAACCTATCAGCAGTGGAGTTAGTCTTTCAAATGTCTGAGAACAAGGGTCCCACAGGTAGAGAAATGAGTTTTTCTTAGTATGTGTTTAAGgtggattttttctttctctgtggtgTTGTCAGATTTATGAAAGCTCATGAAAATCTGGAACATGTTCTGGTTGAGACTGGTTATGACTCCTGCAGGAAATAGACAACATCCACAGCCCTGAGGAATAGGAATGAATTGATGTGGTAGCTTTGGTATTTAAAGAGGTGGCATTTACCAGTGACTCTTGAGCTTTAACTTGTTACATAACTTTTTGTGTTTCTCTTCACCTCCTCTCAAACTCATCAGATGAAGGGTCTTGAGGAACCAGAGATGGACCCCAAAAGTCGAGACCTTTTAGTTCAGCAAGCCTCCCAGTGCCTTAGTAAGCTGGTCCAGATTGCTTCTCGGACAAAGAGGAACTTCATTCTCGATCAGGTATTGTTCAAACATTCAGAAGAAACCTGATATTTTAGAAGATCCAAAGGTTAAAAATTTGGGATCCATTTAATCTGACAAAAATGCATAGAGTCAAAGTGGGATCCCACATGTAGGAGAGAAACAGAATTAAGAAAGAGA
Coding sequences:
- the HNRNPUL2 gene encoding heterogeneous nuclear ribonucleoprotein U-like protein 2, which codes for MEVKRLKVTELRSELQRRGLDSRGLKVDLAQRLQEALDAEMLEDETGGSGAGPGGACKAEPRPVAASGGGPGGDEEEDEEEEDEEDEEDEEALLEDEDEEPPPAKASDQAAQPPPEPPEAAALEPAADSEAPEKPAEATAGSGGVNGGEEPSTGKGEEDEPEERSGDETPGSEAPGDKAAEEQGDDQDSEKSKPAGSDGERRGVKRQRDEKDEHGRAYYEFREEAYHSRSKSPPPPEEEAKDEEEDQTLVNLDTYTSDLHFQVSKDRYGGQPLFSEKFPTLWSGARSTYGVTKGKVCFEAKVTQNLPMKEGCTEVSVLRVGWSVDFSQPQLGEDEYSYGFDGRGLKAENGQFEEFGQTFGENDVIGCFANFETEEVELSFSKNGEDLGVAFRINKESLADRALLPHVLCKNCVVELNFGQKEEPFFPPLEEFVFIHVVPVEERVRTAVPPKTIEECEVILMVGLPGSGKTQWALKYAKENPEKRYNVLGAETVLNQMRMKGLEEPEMDPKSRDLLVQQASQCLSKLVQIASRTKRNFILDQCNVYNSGQRRKLLLFKTFSRKVVVVVPNEEDWKKRLELRKEVEGDDVPESIMLEMKANFSLPEKCDYMDEVTYGELEKEEAQPIVTKYKEEARKLLPPSEKRTNRRNNRNKRNRQNRSRGQGYVGGQRRGYDNRAYGQQYWGQSGNRGGYRNFYDRYREDYDRFYGRDYEYNRYRDYYRQYNRDWQSYYYHHPQDRDRYYRNYYGYQGYR